One stretch of Podospora bellae-mahoneyi strain CBS 112042 chromosome 2, whole genome shotgun sequence DNA includes these proteins:
- a CDS encoding hypothetical protein (EggNog:ENOG503P7R1; COG:S) has protein sequence MSSPPQPCTGFQCPGGCTNQDCPSTWYPYTTQEYTAMFLSYYKFLTTLHYSPSDLKIPSPQGWPNLTREAGMPRYYKTDFAVEVMRHLPYLGGNHHYEYKSIMIDYSTLNPRTSMWFQPNGLGNYPKDDWWEHAWPYDLPVGQKPPRGDSLIPLTVGWESGGIVLILDVQRGKIIEEELRCDNKMYDAQEYFDMMRCKFRNLERVPCDGRILGEFCEMKERQEPVTEEEFLGQDPNEGWGTDLDKAYIKQLYREHGWPDNFRREECFWVVNDLMEMVMETRDDEWETWDENDFVRARR, from the coding sequence atgtcttcaccaccccaaccctgcACCGGCTTCCAATGTCCAGGCGGCTGCACCAACCAAGACTGCCCCTCAACATGGTACCCCTACACGACCCAAGAATACACCGCCATGTTCCTCTCCTACTACAAATtcctcacaaccctccaCTACTCCCCGTCAGACCTCAAGATTCCATCCCCTCAAGGCTGGCCTAATCTCACCCGTGAAGCCGGCATGCCCAGATATTACAAGACTGATTTCGCCGTCGAAGTCATGAGACACCTCCCCTACCTCGGGGGCAACCATCACTACGAGTACAAGTCCATCATGATAGACTACAGCACCCTAAACCCCAGAACATCCATGTGGTTCCAACCAAACGGCCTGGGAAATTATCCCAAGGATGACTGGTGGGAACATGCGTGGCCTTACGATCTTCCTGTGGGCCAAAAACCGCCGCGAGGAGACTCCCTCATCCCTTTGACCGTCGGATGGGAAAGTGGCGGCATCGTCTTGATCCTAGACGTTCAAAGAGGGAAAATCATCGAAGAGGAGTTGAGATGCGACAATAAGATGTATGATGCACAAGAGTACTTCGACATGATGAGATGCAAGTTCAGGAACCTCGAGCGGGTCCCCTGCGACGGGAGGATATTGGGGGAGTTTTGTGAAATGAAAGAGAGACAAGAGCCAGTAACAGAGGAAGAGTTTTTGGGACAGGATCCTAACGAGGGGTGGGGGACAGATCTTGATAAGGCTTATATCAAGCAGCTCTATCGCGAGCATGGGTGGCCAGACAATTTCCGCAGGGAAGAGTGCTTCTGGGTCGTGAATGATTTGATGGAGATGGTCATGGAGACAAGAGACGACGAATGGGAGACATGGGATGAAAATGACTTCGTGCGTGCGCGACGATAA